The following are encoded in a window of Panicum virgatum strain AP13 chromosome 5N, P.virgatum_v5, whole genome shotgun sequence genomic DNA:
- the LOC120676695 gene encoding uncharacterized protein LOC120676695: MEGVSGGGPQGSSLDSFGVPDADHASATSAAAADAPGDSGTFHGSEKGGIPVDDSIGAPDAEHRRIPDLGAVGDSKSSSGTYSRKKIAPNKQVIQPTIADVLAGKKRSAGGGSQKDAPAALPSPTSSDDFMATTKKRRADQAPSSCSKRTSHAGVRGGEVGSHVPNAPAPGPSAGTRKRGSKKGQISGKNSIRRYPFTSRSSCSTSTSDSEVECTLLSKRCGRGYCCSNTRSA; encoded by the exons ATGGAAGGGGTTTCCGGCGGTGGTCCGCAGGGAAGCTCCTTGGATTCGTTTGGCGTACCTGACGCTGATCATGCCAGTGCGACCTCTGCTGCCGCCGCTGATGCCCCTGGTGATTCGGGGACCTTCCATGGTTCCGAGAAGGGGGGCATTCCCGTGGACGATTCCATCGGGGCTCCGGATGCGGAGCACCGACGGATTCCAGATTTGGGTGCAGTCGGCGATTCAAAATCAAGCTCCGGTACATATTCGAGGAAGAAGATTGCACCTAACAAGCAGGTGATTCAGCCAACCATTGCCGACGTCCTGGCCGGGAAAAAGAGGTCGGCCGGTGGGGGTTCGCAGAAAGATGCACCGGCGGCCTTACCATCGCCTACATCTTCGGATGATTTCATGGCGACGACAAAGAAGAGGCGGGCCGATCAGGCCCCTTCCTCGTGCTCGAAGCGCACATCCCATGCTGGAGTTCGTGGGGGTGAAGTTGGTTCGCATGTGCCAAATGCTCCAGCTCCCGGGCCAAGCGCGGGAACTCGGAAGCGGGGTTCTAAGAAAGGTCAGATTTCAG GAAAGAATAGCATTAGACGATACCCCTTCACCTCCCGTTCGAGCTGTTCGACCTCAACGTCAG ATTCAGAAGTTGAATGTACGCTGCTGTCCAAAAGATGTGGTAGAGGTTATTGTTGCTCTAACACCAGATCAGCGTGA
- the LOC120676694 gene encoding uncharacterized protein LOC120676694 isoform X4, with translation MARLESSLDETRRELLRRQYQLANNVAAMIDELLHAPTQDRANPDLNAGQSSQGAVPDSNPQPIHDGQPSQSTYLFEPIVSQSVNPSCEIEDFDFPDDEMLTYTQVEKLNNTFAQMEEDANANMMQSFPPAPIPDMTDDAKAQETHAELSNNTNGSPSRLLNLNNSQALPQTPCSMALFDGENIVNEEMDHACAHIYREVGLDDDSALLFQDGQNPDGGSFDQLHPQIFFVLIFVKSYL, from the exons ATGGCTAGATTAGAATCATCGTTGGATGAAACTCGGCGAGAGCTTCTGCGCAGACAGTATCAGTTGGCAAACAATGTTGCCGCAATGATTGACGAGCTGCTGCATGCTCCAACCCAGGATCGTGCCAATCCAGACCTCAATGCTGGACAATCATCACAAG GTGCTGTTCCAGATTCCAACCCTCAGCCGATCCATGATGGCCAGCCTAGCCAAAGCAC atACTTATTTGAGCCGATAGTATCTCAATCTGTCAACCCTTCATGTGAAATTGAAGATTTTG ATTTTCCAGATGATGAAATGCTTACGTACACGCAGGTCGAGAAGTTAAACAATACATTTGCACAGATGGAAGAGGATGCAAATGCAAACATGATGCAAAGTTTCCCACCTGCACCAATCCCGGACATGACAGACGATGCCAAAGCCCAGGAGACCCATGCAGAGCTCTCAAACAACACTAATGGATCAC CTTCACGGCTCCTCAATCTCAACAATTCCCAGGCATTGCCGCAGACACCATGTTCTATGGCATTGTTTGATGGGGAAAACATTGTTAATGAAGAGATGGACCATGCATGCGCACATATATACAGGGAGGTCGGCCTTGATGATGACTCTGCATTGCTCTTTCAAGATGGACAGAATCCTGATGGAGGATCATTTGACCAATTGCATCCACAGATATTTTTTGTCCTCATATTTGTTAAGTCATACTTGTAG
- the LOC120676694 gene encoding uncharacterized protein LOC120676694 isoform X1, with protein sequence MRPSLMFIYFDHIQNTTHGPIFDCTPTLGEAFADLYHKGPSNDKEVVFDSTPKVKESDVQIEVVQTDAAKFDSTPTTANPCTEVPSSTVDDPKQQQQSGISDWRKVIRIIAPADDIAKARQLRSMFLSPDCPLKSDVVMSYGGSIATGNQVAESFADKAYMEDCFMEFFLKCFKVDNFHLREWFSGRRIVISLKPARLLNWENKHLPSMAELPPFNKEALQFELEKSLPMKNGMKDCKTQYVPIIDRGHWILFVINARDGHVKVIDSNPYEHLGTVANDRHREPRKMSGRTVKWPP encoded by the exons ATGAGGCCAtcattaatgtttatttacttTGACCACATCCAGAATACTACTCATGGTCCAATATTCGACTGTACCCCGACTCTAGGGGAAGCCTTTGCTGACCTGTATCACAAAGGGCCTTCTAATGATAAAGAAGTTGTATTTGACTCGACGCCGAAGGTTAAG GAAAGTGATGTTCAAATTGAAGTTGTGCAAACTGATGCTGCTAAGTTTGATTCCACACCCACCACGGCAAATCCATGTACCGAAGTACCCAGCTCGACTGTTGATGACcccaaacaacaacaacagtccGGCATCTCAGATTGGAGGAAGGTTATCCGAATTATCGCACCAGCTGATGACATTGCCAAAGCACGGCAGCTACGGAGCATGTTTTTGTCACCAGATTGCCCTCTTAAATC GGATGTTGTCATGAGTTATGGTGGCAGCATTGCAACAGGCAACCAGGTTGCTGAATCATTTGCTGACAAAGCATATATGGAGGACTGCTTTATGGAGTTCTTTTTGAAGTGTTTTAAAGTAGATAACTTTCACCTCAGAGAATGGTTTTCTGGTCGCCGCATTGTCATTTCCTTAAAACCTGCG AGGCTTCTTAATTGGGAAAACAAGCACCTTCCATCAATGGCAGAACTGCCACCATTTAATAAGGAGGCCCTTCAGTTTGAACTAGAAAAATCTCTGCCCATGAAGAACGGCATGAAGGACTGCAAAACT CAGTACGTTCCTATCATTGACAGAGGTCATTGGATCTTGTTCGTTATCAATGCCAGAGATGGTCATGTTAAAGTCATAGATTCTAACCCGTACGAACATTTAGGAACCGTGGCGAATGACAGGCACCGTGAGCCTAGGAAGATGAGTGGCCGTACGGTTAAGTGGCCCCCCTAA
- the LOC120676694 gene encoding uncharacterized protein LOC120676694 isoform X2 — MRPSLMFIYFDHIQNTTHGPIFDCTPTLGEAFADLYHKGPSNDKEVVFDSTPKVKESDVQIEVVQTDAAKFDSTPTTANPCTEVPSSTVDDPKQQQQSGISDWRKVIRIIAPADDIAKARQLRSMFLSPDCPLKSDVVMSYGGSIATGNQVAESFADKAYMEDCFMEFFLKCFKVDNFHLREWFSGRRIVISLKPARLLNWENKHLPSMAELPPFNKEALQFELEKSLPMKNGMKDCKTYVPIIDRGHWILFVINARDGHVKVIDSNPYEHLGTVANDRHREPRKMSGRTVKWPP, encoded by the exons ATGAGGCCAtcattaatgtttatttacttTGACCACATCCAGAATACTACTCATGGTCCAATATTCGACTGTACCCCGACTCTAGGGGAAGCCTTTGCTGACCTGTATCACAAAGGGCCTTCTAATGATAAAGAAGTTGTATTTGACTCGACGCCGAAGGTTAAG GAAAGTGATGTTCAAATTGAAGTTGTGCAAACTGATGCTGCTAAGTTTGATTCCACACCCACCACGGCAAATCCATGTACCGAAGTACCCAGCTCGACTGTTGATGACcccaaacaacaacaacagtccGGCATCTCAGATTGGAGGAAGGTTATCCGAATTATCGCACCAGCTGATGACATTGCCAAAGCACGGCAGCTACGGAGCATGTTTTTGTCACCAGATTGCCCTCTTAAATC GGATGTTGTCATGAGTTATGGTGGCAGCATTGCAACAGGCAACCAGGTTGCTGAATCATTTGCTGACAAAGCATATATGGAGGACTGCTTTATGGAGTTCTTTTTGAAGTGTTTTAAAGTAGATAACTTTCACCTCAGAGAATGGTTTTCTGGTCGCCGCATTGTCATTTCCTTAAAACCTGCG AGGCTTCTTAATTGGGAAAACAAGCACCTTCCATCAATGGCAGAACTGCCACCATTTAATAAGGAGGCCCTTCAGTTTGAACTAGAAAAATCTCTGCCCATGAAGAACGGCATGAAGGACTGCAAAACT TACGTTCCTATCATTGACAGAGGTCATTGGATCTTGTTCGTTATCAATGCCAGAGATGGTCATGTTAAAGTCATAGATTCTAACCCGTACGAACATTTAGGAACCGTGGCGAATGACAGGCACCGTGAGCCTAGGAAGATGAGTGGCCGTACGGTTAAGTGGCCCCCCTAA
- the LOC120676694 gene encoding uncharacterized protein LOC120676694 isoform X3, which yields MRPSLMFIYFDHIQNTTHGPIFDCTPTLGEAFADLYHKGPSNDKEVVFDSTPKVKESDVQIEVVQTDAAKFDSTPTTANPCTEVPSSTVDDPKQQQQSGISDWRKVIRIIAPADDIAKARQLRSMFLSPDCPLKSDVVMSYGGSIATGNQVAESFADKAYMEDCFMEFFLKCFKVDNFHLREWFSGRRIVISLKPARLLNWENKHLPSMAELPPFNKEALQFELEKSLPMKNGMKDCKTEPWRMTGTVSLGR from the exons ATGAGGCCAtcattaatgtttatttacttTGACCACATCCAGAATACTACTCATGGTCCAATATTCGACTGTACCCCGACTCTAGGGGAAGCCTTTGCTGACCTGTATCACAAAGGGCCTTCTAATGATAAAGAAGTTGTATTTGACTCGACGCCGAAGGTTAAG GAAAGTGATGTTCAAATTGAAGTTGTGCAAACTGATGCTGCTAAGTTTGATTCCACACCCACCACGGCAAATCCATGTACCGAAGTACCCAGCTCGACTGTTGATGACcccaaacaacaacaacagtccGGCATCTCAGATTGGAGGAAGGTTATCCGAATTATCGCACCAGCTGATGACATTGCCAAAGCACGGCAGCTACGGAGCATGTTTTTGTCACCAGATTGCCCTCTTAAATC GGATGTTGTCATGAGTTATGGTGGCAGCATTGCAACAGGCAACCAGGTTGCTGAATCATTTGCTGACAAAGCATATATGGAGGACTGCTTTATGGAGTTCTTTTTGAAGTGTTTTAAAGTAGATAACTTTCACCTCAGAGAATGGTTTTCTGGTCGCCGCATTGTCATTTCCTTAAAACCTGCG AGGCTTCTTAATTGGGAAAACAAGCACCTTCCATCAATGGCAGAACTGCCACCATTTAATAAGGAGGCCCTTCAGTTTGAACTAGAAAAATCTCTGCCCATGAAGAACGGCATGAAGGACTGCAAAACT GAACCGTGGCGAATGACAGGCACCGTGAGCCTAGGAAGATGA